Proteins encoded within one genomic window of Chrysemys picta bellii isolate R12L10 chromosome 6, ASM1138683v2, whole genome shotgun sequence:
- the LOC135984337 gene encoding uncharacterized protein LOC135984337, with translation MQADNRKRAPAWTVREVLDLIAVWGEDSVLAELRSKRRNAKTFEKISKGMMERGHNRDSEQCRVKVKELRQAYQKTKEANGRSGSEPRTCRYYAELHAILGGAATTTPPLFVDSGSGIVSTPEDSADGVEEEEEEEDELAESTQHSLLPNSQDLFITPTEVPSQASTQDSDPMEGTSAAANSSSLPPPSRRLSQIRRRKKKTRDEMFSEIMQSSRSDRAHLNEWKETVSKYRKEVSEREDRRDQREERRDDRDERWRQEDQRMKDATLGLLRRLVEVQERLLENRLPLQPLFHPPPSPCSVSSSPRRVRTRGGEAPYTFPFHPSRQPKQKAVIFLTFSLWLFPSQQSSSQIPPGFPPSFSNLLIKNK, from the exons atgcaggctgataatcgaaaaagagcaccagcatggaccgtacgggaggtactggatctgatcgctgtatggggagaagattcagtgcttgcagaacttcgttctaaaagacgaaatgcaaaaacttttgaaaaaatttccaagggcatgatggagagaggccacaatagggactctgagcagtgccgcgtgaaggtcaaggagctcagacaagcctatcaaaaaacaaaggaggcaaacggtcgctccgggtcagagccgcggacatgccgctactacgccgagctgcatgcaattctagggggggctgccaccactaccccacctttgttcgtggattctgggtcggggatagtctcgacgcctgaggattctgccgatggggtagaggaggaggaggaggaggaggatgagcttgcagagagcacacagcactcccttctccccaacagccaggatctttttatcaccccgactgaagtaccctcccaagccagtacccaagactctgaccccatggaagggacctcag cagctgcaaattcctcaagcctccctcctccatcccgaaggttatcacagataaggcgtcgtaagaagaagacgcgagacgagatgttttctgaaattatgcaatccagcaggagtgacagagctcatctgaatgagtggaaggaaacagtttcaaagtataggaaagaagtcagtgaacgtgaggacaggagggaccaacgtgaggagaggagagacgatcgagatgagagatggcggcaggaagaccagaggatgaaggatgcaacgctggggctgctccggcgtctggtggaggttcaggaacggctgctggaaaacagactgccgcttcagcccctgttccaccctcccccctccccatgttccgtatcctcctcacccagacgtgtaagaacgcgggggggggaggctccgtacaccttcccattccaccccagtagacagcccaagcaaaaggctgtcatttttttaaccttttctttgtggctttttccttcccagcaatcctcctcccaaataccacccgggttccctccctctttttctaatctattaataaagaataaatga